The Urbifossiella limnaea genome has a window encoding:
- a CDS encoding MBL fold metallo-hydrolase — translation MSVVARHLNCGWLHAPPNPRASCHCLLLEAPTGLALIDTGVGLHDVRDPEGRIGRELIELVGFQFREEDTALRQVERLGFRADDVRDIVLTHADPDHAGGLADFPFARVHLAAEELDALSAGNARYLPAQFAHEPRWEPHAHSGMTWFGLPARPLNLGAEVLLVPLFGHTSGHCGVAVRTGGRWLLHAGDAYYLRVELERDDHPVSALAAARAEDDVARRRAVAALRRLTRDHALELDVIGYHDVGEFPPGWVQP, via the coding sequence GTGTCGGTGGTGGCCCGTCATTTGAACTGCGGCTGGCTCCACGCCCCCCCGAACCCGCGGGCGTCGTGCCACTGCCTGCTGCTCGAAGCGCCCACCGGCCTGGCGCTGATCGACACCGGGGTCGGCCTCCACGACGTGCGCGACCCGGAGGGACGCATCGGCCGCGAACTCATCGAGCTGGTCGGCTTCCAGTTCCGCGAGGAAGACACGGCGCTCCGCCAGGTGGAACGGCTCGGCTTCCGGGCCGACGACGTGCGCGACATCGTGCTGACGCACGCCGACCCAGACCATGCCGGAGGGCTCGCCGACTTTCCCTTCGCCCGCGTCCACCTCGCCGCGGAAGAGCTCGACGCCCTGAGTGCCGGAAACGCTCGGTACCTCCCGGCGCAGTTCGCCCACGAGCCGCGCTGGGAGCCGCACGCTCACTCCGGCATGACGTGGTTCGGCTTACCCGCCCGGCCGCTGAACCTGGGGGCGGAGGTGCTGCTCGTCCCACTGTTCGGCCACACGAGTGGGCACTGCGGCGTCGCGGTCCGAACCGGTGGGCGGTGGCTGCTCCACGCCGGGGACGCGTACTACCTCCGCGTCGAGTTGGAGCGAGACGATCACCCGGTGTCGGCGCTCGCGGCCGCGCGGGCCGAGGACGACGTCGCGCGGCGGCGCGCAGTAGCGGCGTTGCGCCGCCTGACGCGCGACCATGCATTGGAGCTCGACGTCATCGGCTACCACGACGTGGGCGAGTTCCCGCCCGGGTGGGTTCAGCCGTGA